A region of Vigna radiata var. radiata cultivar VC1973A chromosome 10, Vradiata_ver6, whole genome shotgun sequence DNA encodes the following proteins:
- the LOC106775575 gene encoding fasciclin-like arabinogalactan protein 19: MWRRLGGVLRCIVVAILLKAVSVRCKPTREFDSMLSTVRARGYNLFCNAIVTSDLQMDILSHQNDINATSRAFTFFAPTDASLFALDMTQTASTYTDTLRFHVVPRRLSLAHLRLLPDGYTLPTLLPQRLLQLTRRNTSAIAVGGVDVAFPGLYYGHYFAVHGLAGILSPRSNVYPSPSPSPSPSQLAPQIRSRSSPNSPANQPVLAPVPNFASLHVPPAEAPASATSPVGSSEEESEWKGYTPAGLPPTYRGSAISQPPEGYSEASAPAPEALEGMRKCLNPVVGLEESDMQCHSA; this comes from the coding sequence ATGTGGAGGAGATTGGGTGGAGTGTTGAGGTGCATCGTAGTAGCGATATTGCTGAAGGCCGTTAGCGTGAGGTGCAAGCCCACAAGAGAGTTTGATTCCATGCTGAGCACCGTAAGGGCCAGAGGCTACAACCTCTTCTGCAACGCAATCGTCACCTCTGATCTTCAAATGGACATTCTCTCTCACCAGAACGACATCAACGCCACCTCACGCGCCTTCACCTTCTTCGCTCCCACAGACGCATCCCTCTTCGCCCTCGACATGACTCAGACCGCCTCCACTTACACTGACACGCTCCGTTTCCACGTCGTCCCTCGCCGCCTATCTCTCGCCCACCTCCGCCTCCTGCCCGACGGTTACACGCTTCCCACGCTCCTCCCTCAGCGCCTTCTCCAACTTACGCGCCGCAATACCTCTGCCATCGCCGTCGGCGGCGTCGACGTTGCTTTCCCCGGCCTCTATTACGGCCACTACTTTGCCGTTCACGGCCTCGCCGGAATTCTCAGTCCCCGATCCAACGTAtatccttctccttctccttcgcCTTCGCCATCGCAGTTGGCTCCTCAGATTCGTTCAAGAAGCAGTCCTAACTCGCCGGCGAACCAACCAGTTCTTGCTCCAGTTCCGAATTTCGCTTCGTTGCACGTTCCCCCGGCTGAGGCTCCGGCATCGGCCACTTCGCCGGTTGGTTCTTCAGAAGAGGAATCTGAGTGGAAAGGTTATACTCCGGCAGGTTTGCCTCCGACATATCGTGGTTCAGCAATATCACAGCCACCGGAGGGATATTCCGAGGCTTCAGCTCCGGCTCCCGAAGCATTAGAAGGAATGAGAAAGTGTCTGAATCCCGTTGTGGGGTTGGAAGAATCTGACATGCAATGCCATTCAGCATGA
- the LOC106775275 gene encoding G-box-binding factor 4: MASSKVVVATNPDVAPQSSISSQVWDEVVGGAESQDMAISLHDLLLTSVARNDVVPPSHGGRGKRKAVEEAVVDRATLQKQRRMIKNRESAARSRERKQAYTVELESLVTILEEENARLLKEEAERRRQRFNQLMECLIPVEEKSKPRRMLRRVNSAQW; encoded by the exons ATGGCATCGTCCAAGGTGGTGGTCGCGACGAATCCCGATGTGGCGCCGCAGAGTTCGATTTCGAGCCAGGTATGGGACGAGGTGGTCGGGGGCGCTGAGTCTCAGGACATGGCAATCAGCCTCCATGATTTGTTGTTGACCTCCGTTGCCAGAAACGACGTCGTTCCGCCCTCTCACGGGGGAAGGGGAAAGAGAAAGGCTGTGGAGGAAGCCGTCGTGGATAGGGCTACTCTTCAGAAACAGAGAAGGATGATAAAAAACAGAGAATCTGCCGCTAGGTCCAGGGAACGCAAGcag GCTTATACAGTTGAGTTAGAGTCTTTGGTTACAATTCTCGAGGAAGAGAATGCTCGATTGTTAAAGGAAGAG GCTGAAAGGAGAAGGCAGAGGTTCAATCAG CTCATGGAGTGCCTTATTCCAGTTGAGGAGAAGAGTAAACCAAGACGAATGCTTCGGCGAGTGAATTCAGCCCAGTGGTGA